GACGTGACGGTCGGCGCCTTCCCGCCGGATCAGCCCGCCAGTCGCCGCCCGTAATGCGCTCCGGAACGATTTCTGCGCGCCGTAGATCGGGAAATCCACCGTGACGTTGTCAAGAATGAGAGAGGCCATACTTCAGCACCATTTACAACCAATAGGGAATGCGACGTCGAAACCGGCTGAAGACTACAATGGTGAGGCTCCAACCAAGAAAGGCTGCAGCCATTACAGAAAGATAGGTCCTGCTTGAGGGTGCGTGCCCTAGAAGCGGCGCGCGAACGACATCAACCAAGTGGTAGAGCAGATTGAAATCCACGACAGATTTGAACCGCGCGCCGAGCTGATCAGCCGACCAGAAAATTGGTGTAACGAACATCGCCACCTGAAGCATAGTAGTGATTACCTGCTGAATATCCCGAAATCGAGAGCACAGTAACCCCAGCAACAGGCACATCCAGATCCCGTTCATGGCCACTAGCAACAGGCCAGGTAAAGCCAAGAGTGTTTGCCAGTTCAATGACACATCGCCATAAATGGCTACAAGCACAAAAATCACAACGTTGTGGGCCAGCACAACTACATTGCGCCACATTACCGCGCAGGCCAGTACCGTATAATTGATCTTGAGTGACTTTATGAGGTTCTCAGCGGCAATAAACACCTGGCAGCCTTCGGTAATCACGGTTCCCACCAACGCCCAGACAACCATCCCGGATGCCAAAAACGGCAAGTAGACTTTGGGATCTTGTTTCCACAATTGCGACCACACAAAACCGA
This genomic stretch from Nitrospirota bacterium harbors:
- a CDS encoding ABC transporter permease, whose protein sequence is MTPQYDKAFTDVIQGLLNWRMWVRLGWQENKRRYRRTVLGPFWTTLSVGVFIVTLGFVWSQLWKQDPKVYLPFLASGMVVWALVGTVITEGCQVFIAAENLIKSLKINYTVLACAVMWRNVVVLAHNVVIFVLVAIYGDVSLNWQTLLALPGLLLVAMNGIWMCLLLGLLCSRFRDIQQVITTMLQVAMFVTPIFWSADQLGARFKSVVDFNLLYHLVDVVRAPLLGHAPSSRTYLSVMAAAFLGWSLTIVVFSRFRRRIPYWL